The genomic stretch AAGAGGCAAGAAGAGTAGGCAAGGTTTTGCCAGTGCCACCCCATGCTCCGCCCGCCTGTGCAAGTGGGCTCCCTGAATGTGGCCTGAATGAAAACAGAGAGGTGGACAGAcctgctcaaggccacacagcagctCTGACGGACGGCTTCCTTCCCACTAAACGCACCCCCAAGCTggtgctgaggggaggggagaggggacagggtgGCGGAGGAAAGCGATGCAGCCCAGGAAGCGGAAGAGCCTCGTTCCAAAGAATTGTAAAATTTATTGTATAAGTATTGCAGCTTTTCAGAATGTCATCATTGCCACTAATGATTATTGATACACAACAAGCGGTTTCATCAGGCCTGTGGATTGGCATTCAAACACAGAGTCCTACGCAGCAGCAGCGTGGGCGCCGCGCCCAGCGTGCCACAGAGAGTTTACATACGTGTAACTTGAACAGAACTTGGGGAACAGGGCTGCGGAGAGCAGTCCCAACGCCAAGGGAGCCACGTGGAAGCGTCGCCATCAGCACAACCATCAGGGAGTCAGGCAGGCGAACGAGAGCGCAGCGGGTCCTCCCGAGCTCTATGGTACAGCAAAGTTCTAAGCGCAGTTTCCGGAAAACCCAACCGAACGGAACCTTTTCCTTCCTTATCGGGATGTGTTGCTTTGCAGATCGGGAAGCTTGGTGCAGCACATAGGGAGAAACATACATTCTCCGAGTCGTGCAATTCACAGCGCAGACAGACACGGGCGGGGAGTGGGTTCAGTCCTCGCCCTGCCCCGGACGTcgctgggtgtggggaggggagccGCTTTCAGCTCCTGGCAAAGACACTGGAGCGTGGACGTCTGCGTAGACCTGGGCCTTGTGGGGGAAGTGGTTTTCATCTGGAGGAAAAGGGATGACTGACAAGCAAGGAAACAGCGAGAGGAGCAGAGAAAAGCCGAGGTCTGCCACCTTCTCTGAGCCCAGCCTggtccccctccaaccagccacTGCCGAGGACACCCCCAACTTTCTACTGGACGGAGGGGGCCTCCCCAGAGGTGCTCAAAGGCTCTTCAAAGATACTGGCACAACAACCCTCGGGGTTCTGGGTCCAGCAGAGAAACCAAGAACTTTGCAGAAACACCCCACTAGTTTTCTTGGGAGGCACCCTGGCTTTGACAAGTCACTCCGCCACGAACATTTGCAATCGTCACCCGCTGGGCACAAAGCCCGGGGACAATGCAGCACTGAGGCCTGGACTGCGATCCTGGGGTGTCATGGGGGGCTGCTATGGCCTCAAGCCAGCTGAGGTCAGTAActctccaccccccacctccttctAACTTGCTGCCAATATGGCAAATGCAGACCACACCGCCAAGCAACAAGATTCAAGGTTTAGCTCAAGAGGACCCCGGGGACACTTCAGCCTGGCTTTCGGCTGACGCTGCTCACGCAAACAAGGTCCACGTCCAGGTTTCCAACCCAGATGGGATTTGAACAAGCTCCTGACAAgaggctggaggggcaggaggggtggCCTGACCAAGAGAGGCACATCCAAGGTGGAAGGGGGGCAGGCGGGACACAATGTGAGGGTGATGGGGGTGTTTTTAAAGCAGCAGCAGCCCTCTGCCCACCACGAGCGGGAAGGCCAGGCCCAGGTGAGCGGGGCACTGTCCAGGAACGCCGCCGCCTGGGAACAAGAGGGGTCCACTGCTTCCTCAGTAAGGCACTAGGGAGACGCTTCATGTAAAGGAAAGCTacgtttaaaaattttatctacaAATGTGTCCCTGTACCTTTCAGGACAGACTCTATGGATTTCTCTGCAAGACCTTTTAAAAGCATCTTCGAGGGAGAGAAGCAAAGGTTAGGCTGAAGACCCCACGGACAGGCAGGTTTTATCGTCAAGGTACCAGAACCTTCTGCCAGGCTGGTGAGTGGACACTCAGAGGCCTTGGTCAGATTGGCCACCATGTTCttaaaaggtatatatatatagaaatagagTTCAAATGGTCAGAACGTCAAAACTGTTCTCGAGGTTTTGTTTTTCAAGTCATAAAAAAGTTGCTTAAAAACAAGTTATTGCCTCATACCTTTCTCTTGAGTTAACCTGCCAGTTAGCATTCTGCCAATGGCGAGAAGACACCTCCACGGAATGGAGGATGGCGGAGGGGGGGCTGCTCTTCTGGTGGGAGCGTCACCCCCATGGAATACTAGCCCGTCCTCAGAGGGGCTCCAGCCACCGTGCCTGGCAGATCCCGAGGGACCCCCACTCCACTCTCTCCCTGCCATCTGTGTTAGCTCGCACGTGTGCCCGCCCGCACACCACCAGCAAGGGGGTCCCGCTGAAATCTACTCGGTAGAATCCTGGAAAACAAGAGTCCTGTCTGAGAAAAATGCTTAGTGAAAACACAGATTGGAAACACGTCAAACAGGATGGTTTCCACAGGGGAGGGAATGAAAACGCggaagaggaggagacagagaattCTGCTTCTACATCCTAAAGCTCGAGTTCGCGTTGATGGGACTGTTTTTCTCGTTTTAACCCTTCCGCAATGTCCTAGGAAAAACCTGGGCGTGTCACCCTTTCACCTCTGGTCTTCCGGTTACGCGCCTGTTAGGTGAGAgctgagacagaaagagaaaggcagggaCAGGTCGCGTTCCTAGTCCTCCGGGCCCTTCCTGTCGGCCAGCCGGCGGCACCCGCTGCGTCCGCGCACACAAGCCGCCTGACGGAGCGGCCCTGGCCACACGGGCGGGGGGCGAGGAGCACCTTAATCAGCCCCTTCCTACGGGGACCTTCacggttaaaaaaaagagagagagagagagaggaaaaaactgAGATTCCTTCAGTAACAGTTTGTCTTCATTTCGGGAAAAGCAAAACCCACCGCCTGGAACTCGGTGCCTCGAGTGATCTTCCTCTGCTGTTTGCGATTCAAAGGctgcctggcccagaggaggggaCGTGTCTCCCTCGGGCGGGAATGTAGGATGAGGTACCGACCTGGCGCTAGACAGAAGCTGCCGCTCTGCAGGAAGCCAGCCCCCCCGAAGCCTCTCTCCAGGCTCAGCGCGGGGCCCACCCTCTGCCTGACGTCCACCGTGAGATTCCGCATCTCCCTTAAAAGTCTCAACAGACGTGATAGGAGTTTCCATCAAacaagcactgacatatttatattaaaaaatagtgCAAAAGCTCGACATTTATATAAATAGCTCTAGACCCCTGCtttgtagtttcttttttctttacaagGTAATACACACTTTCTGAGTTGGCACTCAAAattgccattttttttctcttctagttcagaaaacaactttttttttgtaataggcCTCTTCTAATACAAAAATACTCCTGCCCTCGCACATAcagtttctcttattttatatatatttatatatataatattgcaGATCTTTAAACAAAGGTTTTGTGCAAATATGTCTTTAAAGTTAAGTGAAATcatcataaacaaacaaaagaaagcatCCACGCACGCAGCTCAACTAGAAACAGAAAAGACtagtgtagaatttttttttctcttttgccttcaAGACACAGCTCAACAAAGAAAcgtgttttttgtgtgtgtgtgtgtgtgtgttgttttgttttttgttttgcaagcTTTCTTAGCTTGTGCATTCAGACCAGACAgaacatgtaaatatttatacacagagaggtggggagaggatggTTACGCGTCGCATTTTCTGTGTCGCCCcgttctcctctcttctctttcgAGAAGTGCGgagtgtttttgttcttgtttttgtttttgaacctgctgctgccccagccccggCCACCAGGAATTCCTAGAGGGGGTGTCCCTTCTGCTTATCCTTCTCCTTGCTCCAGGCCGCTGTACTCTCCAGGGGGGCGATGTGTGAGTGGTGCAGCCGGGGGCCCTCCAGCAAGGAGGTCCCGCCGCTCTGCTGGTGCTGGAAGGTGGAGGCCCCAGGGTAGTGCCCGATGACCTCGCTGTAGGTGGGGGGCGGCCCCTCCATGCGCCCGCCACCCCCGTAGCACGTGGCACTGATGCCCGAGTTACTGCTGGGGGGGCAGGGGCCACCCAGCACGGCGCTGTCCATCAGGTCGCTGTCGAAGATGGTTCTGTTTGGGGGCGCGCGCACGGACTCCCGGTTCAGCTCCAGCTGCTGCTCGGGGTCCCGCAGCTGGAGGGTGCAGGGGCCCTGGTAGGGCGGGGGCTCCTCCCCGTCCGACAGCGAGATGGTGGGAGGCAGGTCGATCTCGTGCTGCAGGTACGGGTAGGTGGGCTGGAAGCGGTGGAAGCGGTCCCGCTGGGCGAAGGAGGGCACAGCCAGGCGGTcggcgggccggggcggggcgtaGACCTGCGGCTGGAGGGGAGAGAGTACAGTGAGGGTCCCCCAGCTGCAGGGCCGGGGACGGGGGTTGGGCTGCCCGTGACTCTGCtctctgggggcagggagaggccgTAGCAGGAGCGGGGGGAAGGAGCTGAGCCCAGAGTCCAGACATCTCATGGCTGGAGAGCCCTGGAGTGCGAACATCGTCACAGAGTTCAAGAGGGGCAGCCTTGTCCTTCAGTGTTGCGGACATTGTGGGCTGCTTGCTCCCTGGGGAAGGGAGCATATGATGTCTAGGTAGGGGGGGTCCCCACAGCCAAGGACAATTCTTCAGAGAAGGGCAGGTGTGAGCTCTGGCAGCCACACTCTTCCAGCACGGGAAGGGGCCTCtggcctggaggaggggaaacgCTGGGCAGAGGTCCTTCAACGTCCACTATAGCGGCCTTGGGGTacaggcggggtggggggctggcGGGGCAGGGGCAGAAGGCAGGGACACAGTGCTTGGTCTCACCTCCGGGATTCCATTGCCCGACACCGTACTCTCCGAGGGCCAGAGGCATCCTTCCTGTATGAGGAGGAAAGGGACAGGGTCAGTGGGTTGGGCAGAGCTGGGACAAAAAAGGGGCAACCCGGCTTGGGCTCTGAGAGCTGCCATTTGGAATGAGATTTCACACCTATCCGCCTCCCTCTATCCCCCCCGCGGCTACCCCAGGCTACCCGGGCCTGGACGTTTCCCTTGGACAGGACCACGTCACTGATCTCTTGGCTCCCAGCTGTCTCCCGAAAATGCACCCTCCGAAGTTACGTTTTCCAAAACATACATCTGATTCACGGGCCCCCCCTTCTCAAAGCCCTCCAGCAGCTTCCGTGGACCTTAGAATAAATCAAATGAACTGGTGAATCGGCTGATAAGAAAGCCTAGGTGCTTGCTGTGCGACCTTGGGCGAGTTACTGCATCAGAAACTGTGGATAATTGCAGTACAAGCACCTGCCTCTTGGAGCTGCTGAAGGACTTCAGGAGGGGAACATGCAAACCAACTGGGGTGCACGTGGCCCTCAGTGAGCTCACAAAAGCGCTGGGTGCCACCACCACTCTCCCTCCTATCACGCCCACCTGCCATCTAGTGCAGTGAAGTGCTAAGTGTGTACCCcaaggcctttgcactggctgtcccACTGCACAGCTGGGCTCCTTCTTGCTTTTCAAGTACAGTGCCCCCTGcagacttcccctaacaccatcaGCTAAAGGGCCTCCTCCCATTAAAAATCCCATCATCTGCTTATTTCCTTCAAAGCATCTGtccacatatttattgagtactttagTCTGTCTTGCCCCTTATGACTGTGAGCCCAGGTTATAAATGGAATACAGACAGTTCATCAGCAAAGGGCCCCAGGCCATTGCTCAACAAACCTGGAATGCAGCTCCACTCCCATGCCGGTGACATGCAGGGCCAGCCCCAGACCTAGGGGAAGGGATGTCTTCCTTcctttaattttagttttattgagatgtaactaACACACAATCGACTGCACACATTCAAAGCACACAATTTCGTTAAGTTTTGGCAAAGCTATATGCCAGGAACCCATCACCACAATCCAAGGCAATGAACATATCTATCATCCTAAAAGTTTCCTCGGGGACGGTTTCTTGAGGGTTCCCAGGTCAGAGCATTCTCACCTGCAGTCTGGGGAGGAATTGCCTGGAGGGCAGCAATTTCCTAAGCGGCCACTGGGGGGCTCTGTCTCTCTCAAAACTGTCCCATAGGGAATGCGTTTACCCCACACTCACTGGGGTCTAGATTATTCCAGGTGTGGGGATGCAGAGGGCAGACATGCGCCATTACTGTTCAGCTGGACATCAAGGGCCACTTTGTTACTGATACTAGTAGTGCCGTATCAATTGCTGCCTTTGTGCTGGGCACTGTACTAAGCCCTTTAAAGCACTAACCCAACTCTCCCGACAAAACCTACAAGGCAGGCTGAGGTCAGGGAGTTGAGCTGAGCTGGCTCAGCTGGTAAGAGGCAGTGCTGGGATCCAAACCTCGCCCGCCGCATTCGGGCTCAAGCTGGCCCTGGCAGGCTCTGTGGGCCTCACTCAGGTCCCTGGCgctgcccaggtgtgtgccaggaagcagggggaggggcggggggacatCCACCTGCTGCCCATAAAAGTCGGGAGCCCTGGTGAGGGATGCAAGCAGCCAAGGTCAGCTTGGATAAACGTGCTCCAGACAAGCCTCTGCCTAAAACCCTCCTATGAGGCCCTCTGTCCCAGGTCCCATCTATCTCTTCTCACCACTGCCCAGGGGGTCTCCACCCAGGGAGCTTAAGAAAATGCCAGTCAGTGCCTGGGAGGCCCCGCCGTGGACCCCAGAATCACTGCCATCCTTGTCACCTGACTACTCCCAACATGTGCACCTGGAGTCACCTTGTCCTCCAGGGAGGCTTCCAAGAACCCCACCAGTtgcccctccccaggctcccacAGCATCTCAGCTCCTGTATCAGCCTGGCCCTGCTGTGAGCACCCCAGCACCCAGTGGCTGCACTGCACCTGCCCACAGTCTGTGTCTTAACTCACCCTGTTCCCTAATTCAGGGAATGGCCCTAACACCTTTCCAGGTGCAAATGGCAGACCCACGGGGCTGCTCCTGACAGCTCCTTCTCTCGTCCCCCTCCTTTCCCCGAtacctccttctctttctgaaaGCTTCCTTGAGGAGAGCTGGCCCAGCCTGCCCACGGCTTCCCCATCTAGACCTGGGGTCTGCAAACACTTTCCCTGAGGGACCAGAGAGTGAAGTATTTTCTGTGTTATGGGCCAGACAGTCTGTCACACCACTAACAAGGCTGCTGCAGGGCAAACTCAGCCATAGAGGACACCACGGGGACGGGCGGGGCTGAGTCAATAAAATCTGATTTACAGAGCAGGCAGCCAGCTCCTGGTCTACACCTGCGAGACTCCCGACCTGCCTTCTACTCGACTCTGAGCCATGGTCTGTGCCGCTGAAGTGGCTAGGTTGTTCCCATTACGCGGTGTTTTCTAGCTACTCTGGGAGCAGCAGCGGACGGGGAAGTGAAGTCCGGGGGCCACAGGGTTTAGCTGCACGGGAACCTGACCCTCTGGTGAGGGTCATGGGGAAATGAACTCCCGGGGGGGGGTCACCCTGAAAAGGGGCCACAGCAGGCCAGCCAGGCCAGGGTGGGTCCAGCCGCAAGCAGACAGCAGCTGTGTTTGGGCCTCTCTGGGAGGTCATGGGGCCCCGACACTCCTCAGACATGCCCTGTCTGGCAGGGGCCCCCAGGGGAGCCACCACACTTACTTCAGGCCTAACAGGCCTGTGTTTACCCAGCCAGGCACCCCCGGGGGCCTGTGCAGGTGGCTGGGTagatggcaggggtgggggacttTTAGCCTCAGATGCTCAAGGATCAGAGCCCGCATCCTCACCTCCACCTGACAAAgtccagaggctgccctcagggccGTCCTCCCTCGCCTGTGGTAGCAGGGCTCCCTTACACCAGAAACAGCACTGAGCCCACCCTCCCCGTGACCACACGGGGCGGGATGGAGAAAGGCTAGCTCCCACCCATTCTACAGACGTGCACGCTAAGGCTTAGTGGGGGCAAGATGTCCCAGCCTGGAGCACATGCTCTCGGGCTGGTGTCTTCTCGTTTGTCCCAGCAACAGAGAGAGGACAAAACAAGCTTTGAGCTCTTCAAACTGTCACTGAGAAGCTGTGTGGCCCCAGGCAAATGTtgccacctctctgagccccagtttctctTCTGTAAGTTGGGGCTCCCTGGCTGCTGAAGGGGGAAATCACTGAGTGCAAGTGCTGGCAGTGCAGCGGGTGGCACTGTCACCAGGCAACAGCGACAGTAAATAAACACACAGGTGAGTCCTGCAGCAGAAGCTGCGGATTCCTTCAGAGCTTCAAGTGCCCTCCAGACACGCTCTGGGCCTCAGGTTTTGGGACACCCAGAGTCCCCATCAGAGGGATCAGGGTGGATGCCCCGGCAGCCTGGTGACGCACTGAGGCCTGACGGAAGCCGAGATGCCCCGGCCTGCTGGGACAGGCCTGCCAGCCCAACTTGTCTCAGCCCCACGGGCTCTGGGCACCGCCACCAGCCCGAGGCGTCCCCCAGTGCCGGGAGGCCATGCCCGCCGCCTCCTTGTCCTGTCCCTCCTACCGGCACCCGGCAAACACGGGTTTGCCGGGTGCCCTCCCACAGTCCTGGGGCTGCCCAAGTGCCCCC from Vicugna pacos chromosome 19, VicPac4, whole genome shotgun sequence encodes the following:
- the PMEPA1 gene encoding protein TMEPAI isoform X2 — its product is MVMVVVITCLLSHYKLSARSFISRHSQARRREDALSSEGCLWPSESTVSGNGIPEPQVYAPPRPADRLAVPSFAQRDRFHRFQPTYPYLQHEIDLPPTISLSDGEEPPPYQGPCTLQLRDPEQQLELNRESVRAPPNRTIFDSDLMDSAVLGGPCPPSSNSGISATCYGGGGRMEGPPPTYSEVIGHYPGASTFQHQQSGGTSLLEGPRLHHSHIAPLESTAAWSKEKDKQKGHPL
- the PMEPA1 gene encoding protein TMEPAI isoform X1, with the protein product MHRLMGVNSTAAAAAGQPNVSCTCNCKRSLFQSMEITELEFVEITIIVVVVMVMVVVITCLLSHYKLSARSFISRHSQARRREDALSSEGCLWPSESTVSGNGIPEPQVYAPPRPADRLAVPSFAQRDRFHRFQPTYPYLQHEIDLPPTISLSDGEEPPPYQGPCTLQLRDPEQQLELNRESVRAPPNRTIFDSDLMDSAVLGGPCPPSSNSGISATCYGGGGRMEGPPPTYSEVIGHYPGASTFQHQQSGGTSLLEGPRLHHSHIAPLESTAAWSKEKDKQKGHPL